The following proteins are encoded in a genomic region of Syngnathus acus chromosome 22, fSynAcu1.2, whole genome shotgun sequence:
- the grhl3 gene encoding grainyhead-like protein 3 homolog isoform X3, protein MTKETETLGVVFQSENFNYNRYNTNYTMESWPYMDSPMPEENLAKPRLHPGDDLAAITMLYEQCKSQKDQKVPACSRNSSIFKPTERTPSNDLISLETSGNVMKILSENVPTGYSLEVLGSKQSASLPSNADTYATLTSVAAESDKQELNIIFDSLLQKWPESSAFPDPNAETLTYNDPFPEDHSSPVYSGSYSGSPPETYRSEFQFSLGAPAASSFKSSELPMVYLNKGQFYPITLQGVDNNTCVTTTKVKTVVMAVFENDKTPEMQLRFWNHWHARQPTVKQRVIDIADYKEVFTGISNIEEVAFNALSFVWNPHDEAKVFIGINSLSTDFSSQKGVKGLPLNLQIDTYDFSSGNNQLIHRAACQVKIFCDKGAERKMRDEERKRSKRRGKTSNDANAKSLVSSSMGCDCTFFQTVDDRITQPVLFIPEAHLSSLQRMATPMDESERTSMKRLYSDREQSNSPPSKQVRRDESQRVLLYVRRATEEVFDALMLRTPTVSGLREAISEKYGMQEDTIGKIYKKCKRGIYVNMDDVIIEHYTNQSAFLIEISEVVSGRFQVTLIEV, encoded by the exons ATGACCAAAGAGACTGA AACTCTGGGAGTGGTCTTTCAGAGCGAGAATTTCAACTATAACCGCTACAACACAAACTACACCATGGAGTCCTGGCCGTATATGGATAGTCCCATGCCCGAGGAGAACCTGGCCAAACCCAGACTCCACCCAGGAGACGACCTGGCGGCTATAACTATGCTTTACGAACAGTGCAAG AGCCAGAAGGACCAGAAAGTTCCTGCCTGCAGTCGAAACAGTAGCATCTTCAAACCAAcagaaag GACTCCAAGCAATGATCTCATATCACTGGAAACATCCGGCAACGTCATGAAGATCCTTTCAGAGAACGTCCCCACCGGCTACTCCCTTGAGGTCTTAGGATCCAAGCAGAGCGCCTCCCTGCCCTCCAACGCCGACACCTACGCCACCCTGACCAGCGTGGCGGCCGAAAGCGACAAACAAGAGCTCAATATCATCTTCGACTCTTTGCTGCAGAAGTGGCCCGAGAGTAGCGCGTTCCCCGACCCCAACGCGGAG ACTCTTACCTACAACGATCCCTTCCCCGAGGACCACTCCAGTCCCGTCTACTCGGGTTCCTACTCCGGCTCTCCACCTGAGACCTACAGAAGCGAGTTCCAATTTTCCCTGGGTGCCCCCGCGGCCTCCTCTTTCAAATCCAGCGAGTTACCCATGGTCTATCTGAATAAGGGGCAGTTCTACCCCATCACTCTTCAGGGAGTGGACAACAACACCTGCGTAACTACGACCAAAGTCAAG ACGGTGGTGATGGCCGTGTTTGAGAATGACAAAACGCCAGAAATGCAGCTTCGCTTTTGGAACCACTGGCATGCGCGTCAGCCGACTGTCAAACAGAGGGTCATTGACATTG CGGACTACAAAGAGGTGTTCACCGGCATTAGCAACATTGAGGAGGTTGCCTTCAACGCCCTCTCCTTCGTTTGGAATCCCCATGATGAAGCCaag GTGTTTATCGGCATTAACTCGCTAAGCACCGATTTTTCATCGCAAAAAGGCGTGAAGGGCCTCCCTCTCAACCTGCAGATCGACACGTACGACTTCAGCTCCGGGAACAATCAGCTCATACACAGAGCCGCCTGCCAAGTCAAGATTTTCTGCGATAAG GGGGCTGAGAGGAAGATGCGTGatgaggagaggaagaggagcaagAGGAGGGGCAAAACGAGCAATGATGCCAACG ccaAGTCTTTAGTGAGCAGCTCAATGGGCTGCGACTGCACTTTCTTCCAAACTGTGGATGACCGCATCACCCAGCCGGTCCTCTTCATCCCAGAAGCACATCTGTCCAGCTTACAGCGCATG GCCACGCCTATGGATGAGAGCGAAAG aaCTTCTATGAAGAGGTTGTACTCGGACAGAGAGCAGAGCAACTCTCCGCCTAGCAAGCAAGTACGCAGAGATGAATCCCAAAGAG TTCTGCTGTACGTGAGGAGAGCCACCGAAGAGGTTTTCGACGCGCTCATGCTAAGGACGCCAACGGTGTCGGGCCTACGAGAAGCT ATTTCAGAAAAGTACGGCATGCAAGAAGACACCATTGGGAAAATCTACAAGAAATGCAAACGAGG AATTTACGTCAATATGGACGACGTCATCATCGAACACTACACCAATCAGTCCGCTTTCCTCATCGAGATATCCGAAGTGGTCAGCGGTCGATTCCAGGTCACTCTCATCGAAGTATGA
- the si:dkey-221l4.11 gene encoding claudin-23, with translation MVMQTPASMVMGIVFAPLGLVLLFTAAITPQWREGHTRLDLARPGFVFLRTVVKSHSPGVRPGMTDSLLLIRSDGLWESCLQLEHSELKQCWPVAGSYERDRRVRLAQGLVLTSLFLCGTGILLACIGVRCWTDLPLRGVAATGGVLVVVAGLLSITALVVYTHNLRRLGTEDTKQDLNNTRLPQLSLRPAGSLYFGWLGSCLQILGGGALALSFKRPRCRTCPEFAACPACQPCSEIRSKPESDMYEVSC, from the coding sequence ATGGTGATGCAGACTCCGGCGTCCATGGTGATGGGGATCGTCTTTGCCCCCTTGGGTCTCGTCCTCCTCTTCACTGCTGCTATCACACCTCAGTGGAGAGAGGGCCACACACGTCTGGACTTGGCCAGGcctggttttgtttttctcaggaCAGTGGTGAAAAGCCACAGTCCTGGGGTTAGGCCAGGAATGACGGACAGTCTCCTGCTGATCCGCTCAGATGGGCTATGGGAGAGTTGTCTGCAGCTGGAGCACTCGGAGCTGAAGCAGTGCTGGCCGGTGGCGGGTTCTTATGAGCGAGACCGTCGGGTTCGCTTGGCGCAGGGCTTGGTCCTGACCTCCTTGTTCCTGTGCGGCACCGGTATCCTGCTGGCCTGCATCGGGGTGCGCTGTTGGACAGATCTCCCGCTACGAGGCGTGGCTGCCACAGGTGGGGTCCTAGTGGTGGTGGCCGGGTTGCTCAGTATCACCGCCCTGGTGGTCTACACCCACAACTTACGCAGGCTGGGGACGGAGGACACCAAGCAAGACCTGAACAACACTAGATTGCCTCAGCTCAGCTTACGTCCGGCCGGCTCGCTCTACTTTGGGTGGTTGGGTTCGTGCTTACAGATATTGGGAGGGGGTGCCTTGGCGCTGAGCTTCAAGAGACCGAGATGCAGAACCTGCCCGGAGTTTGCAGCCTGCCCTGCTTGTCAACCGTGCTCAGAGATTCGCAGCAAGCCCGAATCTGACATGTATGAAGTCAGCTGTTAG
- the grhl3 gene encoding grainyhead-like protein 3 homolog isoform X4, protein MTKETETLGVVFQSENFNYNRYNTNYTMESWPYMDSPMPEENLAKPRLHPGDDLAAITMLYEQCKKDQKVPACSRNSSIFKPTERTPSNDLISLETSGNVMKILSENVPTGYSLEVLGSKQSASLPSNADTYATLTSVAAESDKQELNIIFDSLLQKWPESSAFPDPNAETLTYNDPFPEDHSSPVYSGSYSGSPPETYRSEFQFSLGAPAASSFKSSELPMVYLNKGQFYPITLQGVDNNTCVTTTKVKTVVMAVFENDKTPEMQLRFWNHWHARQPTVKQRVIDIADYKEVFTGISNIEEVAFNALSFVWNPHDEAKVFIGINSLSTDFSSQKGVKGLPLNLQIDTYDFSSGNNQLIHRAACQVKIFCDKGAERKMRDEERKRSKRRGKTSNDANAKSLVSSSMGCDCTFFQTVDDRITQPVLFIPEAHLSSLQRMATPMDESERTSMKRLYSDREQSNSPPSKQVRRDESQRVLLYVRRATEEVFDALMLRTPTVSGLREAISEKYGMQEDTIGKIYKKCKRGIYVNMDDVIIEHYTNQSAFLIEISEVVSGRFQVTLIEV, encoded by the exons ATGACCAAAGAGACTGA AACTCTGGGAGTGGTCTTTCAGAGCGAGAATTTCAACTATAACCGCTACAACACAAACTACACCATGGAGTCCTGGCCGTATATGGATAGTCCCATGCCCGAGGAGAACCTGGCCAAACCCAGACTCCACCCAGGAGACGACCTGGCGGCTATAACTATGCTTTACGAACAGTGCAAG AAGGACCAGAAAGTTCCTGCCTGCAGTCGAAACAGTAGCATCTTCAAACCAAcagaaag GACTCCAAGCAATGATCTCATATCACTGGAAACATCCGGCAACGTCATGAAGATCCTTTCAGAGAACGTCCCCACCGGCTACTCCCTTGAGGTCTTAGGATCCAAGCAGAGCGCCTCCCTGCCCTCCAACGCCGACACCTACGCCACCCTGACCAGCGTGGCGGCCGAAAGCGACAAACAAGAGCTCAATATCATCTTCGACTCTTTGCTGCAGAAGTGGCCCGAGAGTAGCGCGTTCCCCGACCCCAACGCGGAG ACTCTTACCTACAACGATCCCTTCCCCGAGGACCACTCCAGTCCCGTCTACTCGGGTTCCTACTCCGGCTCTCCACCTGAGACCTACAGAAGCGAGTTCCAATTTTCCCTGGGTGCCCCCGCGGCCTCCTCTTTCAAATCCAGCGAGTTACCCATGGTCTATCTGAATAAGGGGCAGTTCTACCCCATCACTCTTCAGGGAGTGGACAACAACACCTGCGTAACTACGACCAAAGTCAAG ACGGTGGTGATGGCCGTGTTTGAGAATGACAAAACGCCAGAAATGCAGCTTCGCTTTTGGAACCACTGGCATGCGCGTCAGCCGACTGTCAAACAGAGGGTCATTGACATTG CGGACTACAAAGAGGTGTTCACCGGCATTAGCAACATTGAGGAGGTTGCCTTCAACGCCCTCTCCTTCGTTTGGAATCCCCATGATGAAGCCaag GTGTTTATCGGCATTAACTCGCTAAGCACCGATTTTTCATCGCAAAAAGGCGTGAAGGGCCTCCCTCTCAACCTGCAGATCGACACGTACGACTTCAGCTCCGGGAACAATCAGCTCATACACAGAGCCGCCTGCCAAGTCAAGATTTTCTGCGATAAG GGGGCTGAGAGGAAGATGCGTGatgaggagaggaagaggagcaagAGGAGGGGCAAAACGAGCAATGATGCCAACG ccaAGTCTTTAGTGAGCAGCTCAATGGGCTGCGACTGCACTTTCTTCCAAACTGTGGATGACCGCATCACCCAGCCGGTCCTCTTCATCCCAGAAGCACATCTGTCCAGCTTACAGCGCATG GCCACGCCTATGGATGAGAGCGAAAG aaCTTCTATGAAGAGGTTGTACTCGGACAGAGAGCAGAGCAACTCTCCGCCTAGCAAGCAAGTACGCAGAGATGAATCCCAAAGAG TTCTGCTGTACGTGAGGAGAGCCACCGAAGAGGTTTTCGACGCGCTCATGCTAAGGACGCCAACGGTGTCGGGCCTACGAGAAGCT ATTTCAGAAAAGTACGGCATGCAAGAAGACACCATTGGGAAAATCTACAAGAAATGCAAACGAGG AATTTACGTCAATATGGACGACGTCATCATCGAACACTACACCAATCAGTCCGCTTTCCTCATCGAGATATCCGAAGTGGTCAGCGGTCGATTCCAGGTCACTCTCATCGAAGTATGA
- the grhl3 gene encoding grainyhead-like protein 3 homolog isoform X2, whose product MTKETETLGVVFQSENFNYNRYNTNYTMESWPYMDSPMPEENLAKPRLHPGDDLAAITMLYEQCKKDQKVPACSRNSSIFKPTERTPSNDLISLETSGNVMKILSENVPTGYSLEVLGSKQSASLPSNADTYATLTSVAAESDKQELNIIFDSLLQKWPESSAFPDPNAETLTYNDPFPEDHSSPVYSGSYSGSPPETYRSEFQFSLGAPAASSFKSSELPMVYLNKGQFYPITLQGVDNNTCVTTTKVKTVVMAVFENDKTPEMQLRFWNHWHARQPTVKQRVIDIADYKEVFTGISNIEEVAFNALSFVWNPHDEAKVFIGINSLSTDFSSQKGVKGLPLNLQIDTYDFSSGNNQLIHRAACQVKIFCDKGAERKMRDEERKRSKRRGKTSNDANAKSLVSSSMGCDCTFFQTVDDRITQPVLFIPEAHLSSLQRMATPMDESERTSMKRLYSDREQSNSPPSKQVRRDESQRGKKTKFDGYQANKSTLYVWIPFPKVLLYVRRATEEVFDALMLRTPTVSGLREAISEKYGMQEDTIGKIYKKCKRGIYVNMDDVIIEHYTNQSAFLIEISEVVSGRFQVTLIEV is encoded by the exons ATGACCAAAGAGACTGA AACTCTGGGAGTGGTCTTTCAGAGCGAGAATTTCAACTATAACCGCTACAACACAAACTACACCATGGAGTCCTGGCCGTATATGGATAGTCCCATGCCCGAGGAGAACCTGGCCAAACCCAGACTCCACCCAGGAGACGACCTGGCGGCTATAACTATGCTTTACGAACAGTGCAAG AAGGACCAGAAAGTTCCTGCCTGCAGTCGAAACAGTAGCATCTTCAAACCAAcagaaag GACTCCAAGCAATGATCTCATATCACTGGAAACATCCGGCAACGTCATGAAGATCCTTTCAGAGAACGTCCCCACCGGCTACTCCCTTGAGGTCTTAGGATCCAAGCAGAGCGCCTCCCTGCCCTCCAACGCCGACACCTACGCCACCCTGACCAGCGTGGCGGCCGAAAGCGACAAACAAGAGCTCAATATCATCTTCGACTCTTTGCTGCAGAAGTGGCCCGAGAGTAGCGCGTTCCCCGACCCCAACGCGGAG ACTCTTACCTACAACGATCCCTTCCCCGAGGACCACTCCAGTCCCGTCTACTCGGGTTCCTACTCCGGCTCTCCACCTGAGACCTACAGAAGCGAGTTCCAATTTTCCCTGGGTGCCCCCGCGGCCTCCTCTTTCAAATCCAGCGAGTTACCCATGGTCTATCTGAATAAGGGGCAGTTCTACCCCATCACTCTTCAGGGAGTGGACAACAACACCTGCGTAACTACGACCAAAGTCAAG ACGGTGGTGATGGCCGTGTTTGAGAATGACAAAACGCCAGAAATGCAGCTTCGCTTTTGGAACCACTGGCATGCGCGTCAGCCGACTGTCAAACAGAGGGTCATTGACATTG CGGACTACAAAGAGGTGTTCACCGGCATTAGCAACATTGAGGAGGTTGCCTTCAACGCCCTCTCCTTCGTTTGGAATCCCCATGATGAAGCCaag GTGTTTATCGGCATTAACTCGCTAAGCACCGATTTTTCATCGCAAAAAGGCGTGAAGGGCCTCCCTCTCAACCTGCAGATCGACACGTACGACTTCAGCTCCGGGAACAATCAGCTCATACACAGAGCCGCCTGCCAAGTCAAGATTTTCTGCGATAAG GGGGCTGAGAGGAAGATGCGTGatgaggagaggaagaggagcaagAGGAGGGGCAAAACGAGCAATGATGCCAACG ccaAGTCTTTAGTGAGCAGCTCAATGGGCTGCGACTGCACTTTCTTCCAAACTGTGGATGACCGCATCACCCAGCCGGTCCTCTTCATCCCAGAAGCACATCTGTCCAGCTTACAGCGCATG GCCACGCCTATGGATGAGAGCGAAAG aaCTTCTATGAAGAGGTTGTACTCGGACAGAGAGCAGAGCAACTCTCCGCCTAGCAAGCAAGTACGCAGAGATGAATCCCAAAGAGGTAAGAAAACTAAATTTGACGGTTATCAAGCTAACAAGTCAACGCTTTACGTTTGGATTCCTTTCCCAAAAGTTCTGCTGTACGTGAGGAGAGCCACCGAAGAGGTTTTCGACGCGCTCATGCTAAGGACGCCAACGGTGTCGGGCCTACGAGAAGCT ATTTCAGAAAAGTACGGCATGCAAGAAGACACCATTGGGAAAATCTACAAGAAATGCAAACGAGG AATTTACGTCAATATGGACGACGTCATCATCGAACACTACACCAATCAGTCCGCTTTCCTCATCGAGATATCCGAAGTGGTCAGCGGTCGATTCCAGGTCACTCTCATCGAAGTATGA
- the nipal3 gene encoding NIPA-like protein 3, producing the protein MDVSRADEDSYMNNLIGTLLAIFGNVLVSISLNIQKYGHVTIVGAKDQQFFYHTKTWWFGFFLGILGEAANFISYAFGPLSLVAPLNAVSFLTSFILGFIFMHVKSKPKDFAKSHGLSFLGAILSVGGAYLFVAFGPNSHEKLTAEVVVHHLVGWPVLLYLVLQIITFCLLLYFYKQKNANALVIILLLVALLGSITVISVKAVSHMLILTLEGSMQLDYPIFTVMFVCMVSTIIFQASFLSDASKLYDSSQIASVNYILSTALAILAGAVFYLEFNHEDILHISMFLLGIAACFLGVFLITKTRKKNNTFEPYVTMNMSNGVPTIHNKSPDVPAGFTGSFSYGALVNSDGMTPNQPVNKEQPTTSFRPTRASNGPPARKQD; encoded by the exons ATGGACGTTAGCAGAGCAGACGAAGACTCGTACATG AATAACCTCATTGGGACTTTACTTGCTATATTTGGAAACGTGCTTGTCAGCATCTCCTTAAATATTCAG AAATATGGCCATGTGACCATCGTAGGAGCCAAGGACCAACAGTTTTTCTACCACACCAAAACTTGGTGGTTTGGCTTTTTTCTCGGTATTTTAGGCGAGGCAGCCAACTTCATCTCATACGCTTTTGGGCCCCTCAGCCTCGTAGCACCCCTCAATGCCGTCTCCTTTCTGA CAAGCTTCATTTTGGGCTTTATTTTCATGCACGTGAAATCAAAGCCGAAGGACTTTGCAA AGAGCCACGGGTTATCCTTCCTCGGCGCCATCTTATCTGTTGGAGGGGCGTACCTCTTTGTGGCTTTTGGACCAAACTCGCATGAAAAACTGACAGCCGAAGTCGTAGTGCATCACCTGGTCGGGTGGCCTGTTCTCTTATATCTG GTCCTGCAGATCATCACATTCTGCCTGCTGTTATATTTCTATAAacagaaaaatgcaaatgccCTGGTTATCATCCTGCTGCTGGTTGCTTTGCTGG GGTCAATTACGGTCATCTCGGTGAAGGCCGTGTCCCACATGTTGATATTGACCCTCGAGGGCTCCATGCAGCTTGACTATCCCATCTTCACCgtgatgtttgtgtgcatggtgTCAACAATTATCTTTCAAGCCAG TTTTCTTTCCGATGCTTCCAAGTTGTACGACTCATCCCAAATCGCCAGTGTTAACTACATCCTGTCCACCGCCTTAGCCATCTTGGCAG gTGCTGTGTTTTACTTGGAATTTAATCATGAAGACATCCTTCACATCAGCATGTTCTTATTGGG AATTGCGGCATGCTTCCTGGGTGTCTTCCTCATCACCAAAACGAGGAAGAAGAATAACACCTTTGAGCCTTACGTCACCATGAATATGAGTAACG GGGTACCGACCATCCACAACAAGAGTCCAGACGTCCCGGCTGGCTTCACCGGTAGTTTCTCTTACGGTGCTTTGGTCAACAGTGACGGAATGACTCCTAATCAGCCCGTCAACAAGGAGCAACCCACCACCAGCTTCAGACCCACGCGGGCATCTAATGGACCTCCTGCCAGGAAGCAAGATTAG
- the grhl3 gene encoding grainyhead-like protein 3 homolog isoform X1 — MTKETETLGVVFQSENFNYNRYNTNYTMESWPYMDSPMPEENLAKPRLHPGDDLAAITMLYEQCKSQKDQKVPACSRNSSIFKPTERTPSNDLISLETSGNVMKILSENVPTGYSLEVLGSKQSASLPSNADTYATLTSVAAESDKQELNIIFDSLLQKWPESSAFPDPNAETLTYNDPFPEDHSSPVYSGSYSGSPPETYRSEFQFSLGAPAASSFKSSELPMVYLNKGQFYPITLQGVDNNTCVTTTKVKTVVMAVFENDKTPEMQLRFWNHWHARQPTVKQRVIDIADYKEVFTGISNIEEVAFNALSFVWNPHDEAKVFIGINSLSTDFSSQKGVKGLPLNLQIDTYDFSSGNNQLIHRAACQVKIFCDKGAERKMRDEERKRSKRRGKTSNDANAKSLVSSSMGCDCTFFQTVDDRITQPVLFIPEAHLSSLQRMATPMDESERTSMKRLYSDREQSNSPPSKQVRRDESQRGKKTKFDGYQANKSTLYVWIPFPKVLLYVRRATEEVFDALMLRTPTVSGLREAISEKYGMQEDTIGKIYKKCKRGIYVNMDDVIIEHYTNQSAFLIEISEVVSGRFQVTLIEV; from the exons ATGACCAAAGAGACTGA AACTCTGGGAGTGGTCTTTCAGAGCGAGAATTTCAACTATAACCGCTACAACACAAACTACACCATGGAGTCCTGGCCGTATATGGATAGTCCCATGCCCGAGGAGAACCTGGCCAAACCCAGACTCCACCCAGGAGACGACCTGGCGGCTATAACTATGCTTTACGAACAGTGCAAG AGCCAGAAGGACCAGAAAGTTCCTGCCTGCAGTCGAAACAGTAGCATCTTCAAACCAAcagaaag GACTCCAAGCAATGATCTCATATCACTGGAAACATCCGGCAACGTCATGAAGATCCTTTCAGAGAACGTCCCCACCGGCTACTCCCTTGAGGTCTTAGGATCCAAGCAGAGCGCCTCCCTGCCCTCCAACGCCGACACCTACGCCACCCTGACCAGCGTGGCGGCCGAAAGCGACAAACAAGAGCTCAATATCATCTTCGACTCTTTGCTGCAGAAGTGGCCCGAGAGTAGCGCGTTCCCCGACCCCAACGCGGAG ACTCTTACCTACAACGATCCCTTCCCCGAGGACCACTCCAGTCCCGTCTACTCGGGTTCCTACTCCGGCTCTCCACCTGAGACCTACAGAAGCGAGTTCCAATTTTCCCTGGGTGCCCCCGCGGCCTCCTCTTTCAAATCCAGCGAGTTACCCATGGTCTATCTGAATAAGGGGCAGTTCTACCCCATCACTCTTCAGGGAGTGGACAACAACACCTGCGTAACTACGACCAAAGTCAAG ACGGTGGTGATGGCCGTGTTTGAGAATGACAAAACGCCAGAAATGCAGCTTCGCTTTTGGAACCACTGGCATGCGCGTCAGCCGACTGTCAAACAGAGGGTCATTGACATTG CGGACTACAAAGAGGTGTTCACCGGCATTAGCAACATTGAGGAGGTTGCCTTCAACGCCCTCTCCTTCGTTTGGAATCCCCATGATGAAGCCaag GTGTTTATCGGCATTAACTCGCTAAGCACCGATTTTTCATCGCAAAAAGGCGTGAAGGGCCTCCCTCTCAACCTGCAGATCGACACGTACGACTTCAGCTCCGGGAACAATCAGCTCATACACAGAGCCGCCTGCCAAGTCAAGATTTTCTGCGATAAG GGGGCTGAGAGGAAGATGCGTGatgaggagaggaagaggagcaagAGGAGGGGCAAAACGAGCAATGATGCCAACG ccaAGTCTTTAGTGAGCAGCTCAATGGGCTGCGACTGCACTTTCTTCCAAACTGTGGATGACCGCATCACCCAGCCGGTCCTCTTCATCCCAGAAGCACATCTGTCCAGCTTACAGCGCATG GCCACGCCTATGGATGAGAGCGAAAG aaCTTCTATGAAGAGGTTGTACTCGGACAGAGAGCAGAGCAACTCTCCGCCTAGCAAGCAAGTACGCAGAGATGAATCCCAAAGAGGTAAGAAAACTAAATTTGACGGTTATCAAGCTAACAAGTCAACGCTTTACGTTTGGATTCCTTTCCCAAAAGTTCTGCTGTACGTGAGGAGAGCCACCGAAGAGGTTTTCGACGCGCTCATGCTAAGGACGCCAACGGTGTCGGGCCTACGAGAAGCT ATTTCAGAAAAGTACGGCATGCAAGAAGACACCATTGGGAAAATCTACAAGAAATGCAAACGAGG AATTTACGTCAATATGGACGACGTCATCATCGAACACTACACCAATCAGTCCGCTTTCCTCATCGAGATATCCGAAGTGGTCAGCGGTCGATTCCAGGTCACTCTCATCGAAGTATGA